From one Desulfurobacterium thermolithotrophum DSM 11699 genomic stretch:
- the hrcA gene encoding heat-inducible transcriptional repressor HrcA — translation MLERENIFQELTERERDILLKVAELYIKTGEPVGSRTVQKVYQMGISSATIRNVMADLEDKGFLYQPHTSAGRIPTDEGLKIYINHLFLALGEKDSSLVNRLLDYVKSVGVYEVGDILSTVLDFLQNSTGYLGFGINLVENLTVNNITLVKVAYGKVLVVVNFSPDHILHKVIDVEIAESELSRLSRELTKRFKGKVLSEIKKELVEEIDTVRKEFADLSFKVNSQILSTLNEVNQLKLQGTSNIVNVLADDIERLKEILRILEEKNILLEMFSEFLEKNKNIDVILGSETEVKPFEPFSFVLGKFQVGYRNSGVIGIIGPKRMDYSQIIPIVENVAKALSYILSNEYT, via the coding sequence ATGTTGGAAAGAGAAAACATTTTTCAGGAATTAACAGAAAGAGAAAGGGATATTCTTTTAAAGGTAGCAGAGCTCTACATAAAAACGGGAGAACCTGTTGGTTCTCGCACAGTTCAGAAAGTTTATCAGATGGGGATAAGCTCAGCTACCATTAGAAATGTGATGGCTGATCTTGAGGATAAGGGATTTTTGTATCAACCCCACACATCTGCAGGAAGAATACCCACTGATGAAGGACTAAAGATCTACATTAATCATCTCTTCTTAGCACTAGGAGAAAAGGACAGCTCCTTAGTAAATAGACTTCTTGACTACGTTAAATCCGTAGGTGTTTACGAGGTAGGAGATATACTTTCTACAGTTCTTGATTTTCTCCAAAATTCTACAGGTTATCTTGGTTTTGGTATAAACCTCGTTGAAAACTTAACCGTTAATAACATAACTCTTGTAAAGGTAGCATACGGAAAAGTCTTAGTAGTAGTTAACTTTTCTCCCGATCATATTCTACACAAAGTAATAGATGTCGAAATTGCAGAGTCTGAACTTTCGAGACTCTCTCGAGAACTAACAAAACGTTTTAAAGGAAAAGTTTTATCCGAAATAAAAAAAGAATTAGTAGAGGAAATTGACACAGTTAGAAAAGAATTTGCAGATTTATCCTTTAAAGTTAATTCTCAAATACTTTCAACTCTTAATGAAGTTAACCAATTAAAACTTCAAGGGACATCCAATATAGTAAATGTTCTTGCTGATGATATAGAAAGATTAAAAGAAATTCTAAGAATCTTAGAAGAGAAAAATATTCTTTTAGAAATGTTTTCTGAATTTCTAGAAAAAAATAAAAACATTGATGTTATATTAGGTTCTGAAACAGAAGTAAAGCCTTTTGAACCTTTTAGCTTTGTTCTTGGAAAGTTCCAAGTTGGCTATAGAAATAGTGGTGTAATTGGAATTATTGGCCCCAAAAGGATGGATTATTCCCAAATCATTCCTATTGTTGAAAACGTAGCTAAAGCTCTATCCTATATCCTTAGCAATGAATATACTTAA
- a CDS encoding gamma carbonic anhydrase family protein → MIKPFKDLKPKIGERVFIAENAVVIGDVEIGNDSSIWFGVILRGDVNYIKIGKCTSIQDGSVVHVTNKTHPTIVGNYVTVGHSVKLHGCTIKDNCLVGIGAIILDGAIINENSIVAAGTLVPPNKEFPPGSLIMGFPAKVVRSLTEEEIKDLKRHAERYVSYKDEYLKYFS, encoded by the coding sequence TGAAACCGAAGATTGGAGAAAGGGTATTCATTGCTGAAAATGCTGTGGTTATCGGAGATGTTGAGATAGGAAACGATAGTAGTATTTGGTTTGGGGTAATTCTAAGAGGAGATGTTAACTACATAAAAATCGGGAAGTGTACTTCTATTCAAGATGGAAGTGTAGTTCACGTTACAAATAAAACTCATCCGACTATTGTTGGAAACTATGTTACTGTAGGACATTCAGTAAAGCTTCATGGTTGTACTATTAAAGATAACTGTCTTGTGGGCATAGGAGCAATAATACTTGATGGAGCAATAATAAACGAAAATTCTATAGTTGCAGCAGGTACTCTTGTCCCTCCTAACAAAGAATTTCCTCCAGGAAGTTTAATTATGGGATTTCCTGCAAAGGTTGTTAGAAGTCTAACAGAAGAAGAAATTAAAGACTTAAAAAGACATGCTGAAAGATACGTTTCGTATAAGGATGAATATTTAAAGTACTTTTCATAG